In Anomalospiza imberbis isolate Cuckoo-Finch-1a 21T00152 chromosome 10, ASM3175350v1, whole genome shotgun sequence, the following proteins share a genomic window:
- the KCNJ13 gene encoding inward rectifier potassium channel 13: MTTDTIDSNNTKSSAPLLTQRYLRLVTKDGHSTFQMAGAQGRGVAYLRDVWGILMDMRWRWMMLVFSASFVIHWLVFAVLWYLLAEMNGDLELDHDAPPDNHTICVKYITSFTAAFSFSLETQLTIGYGTMFPSGDCPSAIALLAIQMVLGLMLEAFLTGAFVAKIARPKNRALSIRFSRSAVVTHTEGKPHLMFQVANTRSSPLTSVQISAILYQEQESGQLHQTSIDFHLDSVTADECPFFIFPLTYYHSITASSPLAALLQREAPHHFELVVFLSAVQEGTGETCQRRTSYLPSEILVYHRFASLLARNAKGEYQTKMENFDKTIPELPAAADSKSPKRTDKEIRINGQHTDSFQLSETGLTE, from the exons ATGACAACAGACACAATAGACAGCAATAACACCAAATCCAGCGCTCCCCTCCTGACTCAGAGATACCTGAGGCTGGTGACCAAGGATGGACACAGCACGTTCCAGATGGCTGGTGCCCAAGGCAGAGGTGTGGCATACCTCCGAGACGTGTGGGGGATACTCATGGACATGCGCTGGAGATGGATGATGCTCGTCTTCTCAGCTTCCTTTGTCATTCACTGGCTGGTCTTTGCAGTGCTCTGGTATCTGCTGGCTGAGATGAATGGGGACCTGGAGCTGGACCACGATGCTCCACCTGACAACCACACTATATGTGTCAAGTACATCACCAGTTTTACAGCTGCCTTCTCCTTCTCGCTGGAGACACAACTCACGATTGGCTACGGCACCATGTTCCCAAGTGGGGATTGTCCCAGTGCCATCGCTCTGCTGGCAATCCAAATGGTCCTGGGGCTCATGCTAGAAGCCTTCCTCACAG GTGCTTTTGTGGCCAAGATTGCACGCCCAAAGAACCGGGCACTCTCCATCCGCTTCTCGCGCTCTGCCGTGGTCACACACACTGAGGGCAAGCCTCACCTCATGTTCCAGGTGGCCAACACTCGCTCCAGCCCCCTGACCAGCGTGCAGATCTCTGCTATACTTTACCAAGAACAAGAGAGCGGGCAGCTGCACCAAACTAGCATTGACTTTCACCTGGACAGCGTCACTGCGGACGAGTgtccttttttcattttcccactGACCTACTACCACTCCATCACTGCATCCAGCCCACTGGCTGCTCTCCTTCAAAGAGAAGCTCCTCACCACTTTGAGCTGGTTGTCTTCCTGTCAGCTGTGCAGGAGGGCACAGGAGAAACGTGTCAGAGGAGAACATCCTACCTCCCGTCAGAGATCCTGGTGTACCACCGCTTTGCCTCCCTGCTAGCCCGCAATGCCAAAGGTGAATATCAGACCAAGATGGAGAATTTTGACAAGACTATtcctgagctcccagctgcagctgacTCAAAGAGTCCAAAAAGGACTGACAAGGAGATCCGCATCAATGGACAGCATACCGACAGCTTCCAGCTCTCGGAGACTGGCCTCACAGAGTAG